The Streptomyces europaeiscabiei genome window below encodes:
- the dnaN gene encoding DNA polymerase III subunit beta, protein MKIRVERDVLAEAVAWAARSLPARPPAPVLAGLLLKAEEGQLSLSSFDYEVSARVSVEAEVDEEGTVLVSGRLLADICRALPNRPVEISTDGVRATVVCGSSRFTLHTLPVEEYPSLPQMPNATGTVPGEVFASAAAQVAIAAGRDDTLPVLTGVRIEIEGDTVTLASTDRYRFAVREFLWKPENPEASAVALVPAKTLLDTAKALTSGDSVILALSGSGSGEGLIGFEGAGRRTTTRLLEGDLPKYRTLFPTEFNSVAVIETAPFVEAVKRVALVAERNTPVRLSFEQGVLILEAGSSDDAQAVERVDAQLEGDDISIAFNPTFLLDGLSAIDSPVAQLSFTTSTKPALLSGKPAVDAEADEAYKYLIMPVRLSG, encoded by the coding sequence GTGAAGATCCGGGTGGAACGCGACGTACTCGCGGAGGCAGTGGCCTGGGCGGCGCGCAGCCTCCCGGCCCGGCCGCCGGCGCCTGTTCTCGCCGGCCTCCTTCTGAAGGCCGAGGAAGGCCAGCTGAGCCTCTCCAGCTTCGACTACGAGGTCTCCGCTCGTGTGTCCGTGGAGGCGGAGGTCGACGAGGAGGGCACGGTGCTCGTCTCCGGCCGGCTTCTCGCCGACATCTGCCGCGCCCTCCCCAACCGCCCGGTGGAGATCTCCACAGACGGTGTACGGGCGACGGTGGTCTGCGGTTCCTCCCGGTTCACGCTCCACACACTGCCTGTGGAGGAGTACCCGTCCCTGCCGCAGATGCCGAACGCCACGGGCACCGTCCCCGGTGAGGTCTTCGCCTCCGCCGCCGCCCAGGTGGCCATCGCCGCCGGGCGTGACGACACGCTGCCCGTCCTCACCGGTGTCCGTATCGAGATCGAGGGCGACACGGTCACGCTGGCCTCCACCGACCGCTACCGCTTCGCGGTCCGCGAGTTCCTGTGGAAGCCGGAGAACCCCGAGGCGTCCGCTGTGGCCCTGGTGCCTGCCAAGACGCTCCTGGACACCGCCAAGGCCCTCACGAGCGGCGACAGCGTCATCCTGGCGCTCTCCGGCTCGGGCTCGGGTGAGGGTCTGATCGGTTTCGAGGGCGCGGGCCGTCGTACGACCACCAGGCTGCTGGAGGGCGACCTCCCGAAGTACCGCACGCTGTTCCCGACGGAGTTCAACAGCGTGGCCGTCATCGAGACGGCGCCCTTCGTCGAGGCCGTCAAGCGTGTCGCCCTGGTCGCCGAGCGGAACACCCCGGTGCGGCTGAGCTTCGAGCAGGGCGTGCTGATCCTGGAGGCCGGCTCCAGCGACGACGCACAGGCTGTGGAAAGGGTCGACGCCCAGCTGGAGGGCGACGACATCTCGATCGCCTTCAACCCCACCTTCCTGCTGGACGGCCTCAGCGCCATCGACTCCCCGGTCGCCCAGCTGTCGTTCACCACCTCCACCAAGCCTGCGCTGCTCAGCGGCAAGCCGGCCGTGGACGCCGAGGCGGACGAGGCCTACAAGTACCTGATCATGCCGGTGCGGCTCAGCGGCTGA
- the rnpA gene encoding ribonuclease P protein component, translated as MLPTEHRLRRREDFATAVRRGRRAGRPLLVIHLRSGATDPHAPGESAPPTRAGFVVSKAVGGSVVRNKVKRRLRHLMRDRVALLPPGSLVVVRALPGAGDADHVQLAQDLDAALGRLLGGGAR; from the coding sequence GTGCTGCCTACCGAGCATCGGCTGAGGCGGCGCGAGGACTTCGCGACCGCGGTACGACGAGGACGCCGGGCCGGCCGCCCGCTCCTCGTCATTCACCTACGTAGCGGTGCCACGGACCCGCACGCGCCTGGGGAGAGCGCTCCCCCGACGCGTGCGGGTTTCGTCGTGAGCAAGGCCGTCGGTGGCTCGGTCGTACGCAACAAGGTGAAGCGCAGGCTTCGCCATCTGATGCGCGATCGAGTCGCCCTGTTGCCCCCCGGTAGCCTGGTAGTGGTACGGGCGCTGCCCGGAGCGGGTGACGCCGACCACGTACAACTGGCCCAAGACCTGGATGCCGCCCTGGGGCGGCTGCTGGGAGGGGGCGCACGATGA
- the rsmG gene encoding 16S rRNA (guanine(527)-N(7))-methyltransferase RsmG, translating into MTESAELPPAPEQARDVFGDRYADAVRYAELLAEAGVQRGLIGPREVPRLWERHLLNCAVLSEVVPEGVTVCDVGSGAGLPGIPLALVREDLKITLLEPLLRRTNFLAEVVELLGLDHVTVVRGRAEEVLGTLQPVHVVTARAVAPLDRLAAWGIPLLRPYGEMLALKGDTAEEELKSAASALSKLGAVETSVLHVGEGVVDPLSTVVRVEVGESPGGVRFAAKRAKAARTGRARRRR; encoded by the coding sequence GTGACGGAGTCAGCGGAGCTCCCCCCTGCGCCCGAGCAGGCGCGTGACGTATTCGGTGATCGCTACGCGGATGCGGTCCGGTACGCCGAGCTCCTGGCTGAGGCGGGAGTACAGCGCGGGCTCATCGGCCCGCGGGAGGTACCACGCCTGTGGGAGAGGCACCTGTTGAACTGTGCGGTGCTCTCGGAGGTCGTGCCCGAGGGGGTGACGGTGTGCGATGTCGGCTCCGGTGCCGGACTGCCCGGGATTCCGCTGGCCCTCGTCCGGGAGGACCTGAAGATCACGCTGCTGGAGCCACTTCTGCGGCGCACGAACTTCCTGGCCGAGGTCGTCGAGCTTTTGGGCCTGGACCATGTGACCGTCGTCCGAGGCCGAGCCGAAGAGGTCCTCGGGACGTTGCAGCCCGTCCATGTGGTGACGGCTCGGGCCGTGGCCCCACTGGACCGATTGGCCGCGTGGGGCATCCCTCTATTGCGGCCATATGGAGAGATGCTGGCGCTCAAGGGCGACACCGCGGAGGAGGAGCTGAAGAGTGCTGCCTCGGCCCTGAGCAAGCTCGGCGCGGTGGAGACCTCGGTCCTCCATGTCGGAGAGGGCGTGGTCGATCCACTGTCCACCGTGGTCCGCGTGGAGGTCGGGGAGAGCCCAGGAGGCGTGCGCTTCGCGGCGAAGCGCGCCAAGGCGGCCCGGACGGGGCGAGCACGTCGACGTCGCTAG
- a CDS encoding Jag family protein, whose translation MTEGTTSTASEGGDTLTRLEQEGEIAADYLEGLLDIADLDGDIDMDVEADRASVSIISDSGGRDLNKLVGREGEVLEALQELTRLAVHRETGDRSRLMLDIAGYRAQKRAELSELGAKAAAEAKSTGEPVKLKPMTPFERKVVHDAVKSAGLRSESEGEEPQRFVVVLPA comes from the coding sequence GTGACGGAAGGCACCACCTCCACCGCCTCCGAGGGTGGCGACACCCTGACCCGCCTGGAGCAGGAGGGTGAGATCGCGGCGGACTACCTGGAAGGTCTGCTGGACATCGCAGATCTCGACGGCGACATCGACATGGACGTCGAGGCCGACCGTGCCTCTGTCTCGATCATCAGCGACTCCGGCGGCCGCGATCTGAACAAGCTCGTCGGCCGGGAGGGCGAGGTGCTCGAGGCGCTCCAGGAGCTCACGCGCCTGGCCGTGCACCGGGAGACCGGTGACCGCAGCCGTCTGATGCTGGACATCGCGGGCTACCGTGCCCAGAAGCGTGCCGAGCTCTCCGAGCTGGGTGCCAAGGCGGCGGCCGAGGCCAAGAGCACCGGCGAGCCCGTGAAGCTGAAGCCGATGACGCCCTTCGAGCGCAAGGTCGTGCACGACGCGGTCAAGTCCGCGGGCCTGCGCAGTGAATCCGAGGGCGAGGAGCCGCAGCGCTTCGTCGTCGTGCTGCCCGCCTGA
- the dnaA gene encoding chromosomal replication initiator protein DnaA — protein sequence MADVPADLAAVWPRVLEKLLGEGHGQGVEVKDERWIKRCQPLALVADTALLAVPNEFAKGVLEGRLAPIVSETLSRECGRPIRIAITVDSSVGEPPPSPVQRRFDEPELPSVPAQNRDGYDGRTAYDGQGRDARGGYENQNAYESQNGYDGQPRDPYEGYGRHRADDRGPGRGEQPGGGPGDQLPPPRADQLPTGRSDQLPTARPAYPSEYQRPEPGAWPRPPQDDYGWQQQRLGFPERDPYASPSSDYRSQSMDRPPYDQQRSEYDQPRGDYDRPGADSDYPRQNRRGLPEQSPGSGHVHRGGPASSAPGPLAAQPAPAPGPGEPTARLNPKYLFDTFVIGASNRFAHAAAVAVAEAPAKAYNPLFIYGESGLGKTHLLHAIGHYARSLYPGTRVRYVSSEEFTNEFINSIRDGKGDSFRKRYREMDILLVDDIQFLADKESTQEEFFHTFNTLHNANKQIVLSSDRPPKQLVTLEDRLRNRFEWGLITDVQPPELETRIAILRKKAVQEQLNAPPEVLEFIASRISRNIRELEGALIRVTAFASLNRQPVDLGLTEIVLKDLIPGGENASPEITATAIMGATADYFGLTVEDLCGTSRGRALVTARQIAMYLCRELTDLSLPKIGAQFGNRDHTTVMHADRKIRALMAERRSIYNQVTELTNRIKNG from the coding sequence GTGGCTGACGTACCTGCCGATCTTGCCGCAGTGTGGCCACGCGTATTGGAAAAGCTCCTCGGCGAGGGCCATGGCCAAGGCGTGGAGGTGAAGGACGAGCGCTGGATCAAGCGCTGTCAGCCGCTCGCGCTGGTAGCGGACACGGCTCTCCTCGCCGTCCCGAACGAGTTCGCGAAGGGCGTACTCGAAGGCCGTCTCGCGCCGATCGTCAGTGAGACCCTGAGCAGGGAGTGCGGCCGGCCGATCCGTATCGCGATCACCGTCGACAGCTCCGTCGGCGAGCCCCCGCCCTCGCCGGTCCAGCGCCGCTTCGACGAGCCGGAGCTCCCCTCCGTCCCTGCCCAGAACCGCGACGGCTACGACGGCAGGACCGCGTACGACGGCCAGGGGCGCGATGCGCGCGGTGGGTACGAGAACCAGAACGCGTACGAGAGCCAGAACGGATACGACGGCCAGCCCCGTGATCCCTACGAGGGGTACGGCCGCCACCGGGCCGACGACCGCGGTCCTGGACGCGGCGAACAGCCGGGCGGCGGACCCGGCGACCAGTTGCCGCCCCCCCGCGCGGACCAGCTCCCCACCGGCCGCTCGGACCAGCTTCCGACCGCGCGCCCCGCGTATCCGTCCGAGTACCAGCGGCCCGAGCCGGGCGCCTGGCCGCGGCCGCCGCAGGACGACTACGGCTGGCAGCAGCAGCGGCTCGGTTTCCCGGAACGGGACCCGTACGCTTCGCCGTCGTCTGACTACCGCTCGCAGTCGATGGACCGGCCACCGTACGACCAGCAGCGTTCCGAGTACGACCAGCCCCGCGGCGACTACGACCGGCCGGGTGCCGACTCCGACTATCCACGCCAGAACAGGCGTGGCCTTCCCGAGCAGTCGCCGGGTTCGGGACATGTGCACCGGGGTGGCCCGGCGAGCAGCGCGCCCGGCCCGCTGGCTGCCCAGCCCGCGCCGGCGCCCGGTCCGGGTGAGCCGACGGCACGCCTGAACCCGAAGTACCTCTTCGACACCTTCGTCATCGGCGCCTCGAACCGTTTCGCGCACGCGGCCGCGGTGGCCGTCGCCGAGGCGCCGGCGAAGGCGTACAACCCCCTCTTCATCTACGGGGAGTCCGGCCTCGGCAAGACCCACCTGCTGCACGCGATCGGGCACTACGCGCGCAGTCTCTATCCGGGCACGCGGGTGCGGTACGTGAGCTCGGAGGAGTTCACCAACGAGTTCATCAACTCCATCCGCGACGGCAAGGGCGACAGCTTCCGCAAGCGGTACCGGGAGATGGACATCCTGCTCGTGGACGACATCCAGTTCCTGGCGGACAAGGAGTCGACGCAGGAGGAGTTCTTCCACACCTTCAACACGCTCCACAACGCGAACAAGCAGATCGTGCTCTCCAGCGACCGGCCGCCGAAGCAGCTGGTGACTCTGGAGGACCGGCTGCGGAACCGTTTCGAGTGGGGTCTGATCACCGACGTCCAGCCGCCCGAGCTGGAGACGCGTATCGCGATCCTGCGCAAGAAGGCGGTGCAGGAGCAGCTCAACGCCCCGCCGGAGGTACTGGAGTTCATCGCCTCCCGTATCTCGCGCAACATCCGCGAGCTGGAGGGCGCGCTGATCCGGGTGACGGCGTTCGCCTCGCTCAACCGGCAGCCGGTGGACCTCGGTCTGACCGAGATCGTGCTCAAGGACCTGATCCCGGGCGGCGAGAACGCGTCTCCCGAGATCACCGCCACCGCGATCATGGGCGCGACGGCCGACTACTTCGGGCTCACGGTCGAGGATCTCTGCGGCACCTCGCGCGGCCGCGCTCTGGTGACCGCCCGGCAGATCGCCATGTACCTGTGCCGTGAGCTGACCGACCTGTCGTTGCCCAAGATCGGCGCGCAGTTCGGCAACCGTGACCACACCACCGTCATGCACGCCGACCGCAAGATCCGCGCGCTGATGGCCGAACGGCGCTCCATCTACAACCAGGTGACGGAGCTGACGAACCGCATCAAGAACGGCTGA
- the yidD gene encoding membrane protein insertion efficiency factor YidD: protein MKYPLLALIKLYQWTISPLLGPVCKYYPSCSHYGYTAIDRHGAIKGTALTAWRILRCNPWSLGGVDHVPPRKRPRWHEMVRGTWRARKGGSSAAEPAIEGHVPSSPAAESPSHAQGA from the coding sequence ATGAAGTACCCGCTGCTGGCGCTGATCAAGCTGTACCAGTGGACGATCAGTCCGCTGCTCGGGCCGGTGTGCAAGTACTACCCGTCGTGCTCCCACTACGGCTACACGGCCATCGACCGGCACGGTGCGATCAAGGGAACGGCACTCACTGCCTGGCGCATCCTGCGGTGCAATCCGTGGTCGCTCGGCGGCGTGGACCATGTCCCGCCGCGCAAGCGCCCACGGTGGCACGAGATGGTGCGTGGCACGTGGCGCGCACGCAAGGGCGGGTCCTCCGCCGCCGAACCGGCCATCGAGGGGCACGTTCCCTCGAGCCCGGCCGCCGAGAGCCCGTCCCATGCCCAAGGAGCATGA
- the yidC gene encoding membrane protein insertase YidC, whose protein sequence is MDTIASLFSFITTPVSWVIVQFHSVYGALFGADTGWAWGLSIVSLVILIRICLIPLFVKQIKATRAMQTLQPEMKKIQERYKNDKQRQSEEMMKLYKETGTNPLSSCLPILAQSPFFFALYHVLNSIANNDTIGVINESLLQSAQKAHIVGAPLAAKFTDSSADVAALDASLVTVRIVTAIMIVLMSASQFYTQRQLMKKNVDTTVKTPFMQQQKMLLYVFPVMFAVFGINFPVGVLVYWLTTNVWTMGQQMYVIHNNPTPGSTAQAAYLERLFKHVTRHGKTRNRRERAIVKAIVAKGRDRNEYERKFITGLGKEGLAAQGDGTVVKSEVSTVLTAEDGTSMPGTPKRQQPKRQTKAQRQSGGAKTTDDEEPQTEPTSLIKSDQPEDAKPAAAAKKAAPKPGTGGRSKAQSGQRKGQQRPKSPSKK, encoded by the coding sequence GTGGACACGATTGCCAGCCTCTTCAGCTTCATCACGACACCTGTCTCCTGGGTCATCGTCCAGTTCCACAGCGTGTACGGCGCCCTCTTCGGCGCTGACACCGGGTGGGCCTGGGGCCTGTCCATCGTGTCCTTGGTGATCCTGATCCGTATCTGCCTGATCCCGCTCTTCGTGAAGCAGATCAAGGCGACCCGGGCGATGCAGACGCTGCAGCCCGAGATGAAGAAGATTCAGGAGCGCTACAAGAACGACAAGCAGCGCCAGTCCGAAGAGATGATGAAGCTGTACAAGGAGACGGGCACCAACCCGCTCTCCTCGTGCCTTCCCATCCTGGCGCAGTCCCCGTTCTTCTTCGCGCTGTACCACGTGCTCAACAGCATCGCGAACAACGACACCATCGGTGTCATCAACGAGAGCCTGCTGCAGAGCGCGCAGAAGGCGCACATCGTCGGTGCTCCGCTGGCCGCGAAGTTCACCGACAGTTCCGCGGACGTCGCGGCGCTCGACGCTTCGCTGGTCACGGTCCGCATCGTCACCGCGATCATGATCGTCCTGATGTCGGCGTCGCAGTTCTACACGCAGCGTCAGCTGATGAAGAAGAACGTCGACACCACGGTGAAGACGCCGTTCATGCAGCAGCAGAAGATGCTGCTGTACGTCTTCCCGGTCATGTTCGCCGTCTTCGGCATCAACTTCCCGGTCGGTGTCCTCGTCTACTGGCTGACCACCAACGTGTGGACCATGGGCCAGCAGATGTACGTCATCCACAACAACCCGACCCCGGGTTCCACGGCCCAGGCCGCTTACCTGGAGCGCCTCTTCAAGCACGTCACGCGGCACGGCAAGACCCGCAACCGCCGTGAGCGCGCCATCGTCAAGGCGATCGTCGCCAAGGGCCGCGACCGCAACGAGTACGAGCGGAAGTTCATCACCGGTCTGGGCAAGGAAGGCCTCGCGGCCCAGGGCGACGGCACCGTGGTCAAGAGCGAGGTCTCGACCGTCCTTACGGCCGAGGACGGTACGTCGATGCCTGGCACCCCCAAGCGTCAGCAGCCCAAGCGCCAGACCAAGGCCCAGCGTCAGTCCGGTGGTGCGAAGACCACCGACGACGAGGAGCCGCAGACTGAGCCCACTTCGCTGATCAAGTCCGACCAGCCGGAGGACGCCAAGCCGGCGGCTGCTGCCAAGAAGGCCGCGCCCAAGCCCGGTACCGGTGGCCGCAGCAAGGCCCAGTCCGGTCAGCGCAAGGGCCAGCAGCGCCCCAAGTCCCCGTCCAAGAAGTAA
- a CDS encoding ParA family protein has product MGGSVHCEPEVEESESLRSDANIAGPMTDPVPGPRTESMGEDVSRETPPPMDDTPIGRAAQLAVEALGRAGEGLPRPEQTRVMVVANQKGGVGKTTTTVNLAASLALHGARVLVIDLDPQGNASTALGIDHHAEVPSIYDVLIDSKPLAEVVQPVLDVEGLFCAPATIDLAGAEIELVSLVARESRLQRAIQAYEQPLDYILIDCPPSLGLLTVNAMVAGQEVLIPIQCEYYALEGLGQLLRNVDLVRGHLNPVLHVSTILLTMYDGRTRLASQVADEVRTHFGEEVLRTSIPRSVRISEAPSYGQTVLTYDPGSSGALSYLEAAREIALRGVGMGYDPTHAHIGAQNNPSVVEGIQ; this is encoded by the coding sequence ATGGGAGGCTCTGTTCATTGCGAGCCTGAAGTCGAGGAGAGTGAATCGTTGCGGTCCGACGCCAACATCGCGGGACCGATGACCGATCCGGTCCCCGGTCCCCGTACCGAGTCGATGGGGGAGGATGTTTCACGTGAAACACCGCCTCCGATGGACGACACTCCCATCGGTCGTGCCGCCCAACTGGCGGTAGAAGCTCTGGGCCGCGCCGGCGAGGGTCTGCCTCGGCCCGAGCAGACCAGAGTCATGGTGGTCGCCAACCAGAAGGGCGGTGTCGGCAAGACCACGACGACGGTCAACCTTGCTGCTTCGCTGGCTCTGCACGGCGCCCGTGTCCTGGTGATCGATCTTGACCCCCAGGGCAACGCGTCCACCGCGTTGGGGATCGACCATCATGCCGAGGTGCCGTCCATCTACGACGTGTTGATCGACAGCAAGCCGTTGGCGGAAGTCGTTCAGCCCGTTCTTGATGTTGAGGGTCTCTTCTGCGCGCCCGCCACGATCGATCTCGCTGGTGCCGAGATCGAGCTGGTGTCCCTGGTGGCACGAGAGAGTCGGCTGCAGCGAGCGATTCAGGCGTACGAGCAGCCCCTGGACTACATCCTCATCGACTGCCCGCCCTCGCTCGGCCTGCTGACGGTGAACGCGATGGTCGCAGGCCAGGAAGTTCTCATTCCGATCCAGTGCGAGTACTACGCGCTGGAGGGCCTCGGCCAGCTGCTCCGCAATGTCGACCTGGTACGTGGGCACCTCAACCCCGTCCTTCATGTGTCGACCATCCTGCTCACCATGTACGACGGCCGGACGCGCCTGGCGTCCCAGGTCGCCGACGAGGTGCGCACCCACTTCGGCGAGGAGGTGCTACGGACGAGCATTCCTCGCTCGGTCCGTATCTCCGAGGCGCCGAGCTATGGGCAGACGGTGCTGACCTACGATCCAGGATCGAGTGGTGCCCTCTCCTACCTTGAGGCGGCACGAGAAATCGCACTGAGGGGCGTGGGTATGGGGTACGACCCGACGCACGCCCATATCGGTGCTCAGAACAATCCGAGTGTGGTGGAGGGGATCCAGTGA
- the rpmH gene encoding 50S ribosomal protein L34, with amino-acid sequence MSKRTFQPNNRRRAKTHGFRLRMRTRAGRAILANRRSKGRSSLSA; translated from the coding sequence GTGAGCAAGCGCACCTTCCAGCCGAACAACCGTCGTCGCGCCAAGACCCACGGCTTCCGCCTGCGGATGCGTACCCGTGCCGGTCGCGCGATTCTCGCGAACCGCCGCAGCAAGGGTCGCTCAAGCCTGTCCGCCTGA
- the gnd gene encoding phosphogluconate dehydrogenase (NAD(+)-dependent, decarboxylating) codes for MELGLVGLGKMGGNMRERMRRAGHTVIGYDRNPDLADVHSLEELVGRLKGPRVVWVMVPAGAATQSTVDELAELLQPGDVVVDGGNSRWTDDEKHAEELAAKGIGFVDCGVSGGVWGLENGYALMYGGDAENVAKVRPVFDALKPEGDLGAVHAGKVGAGHFAKMVHNGIEYAMMQAYAEGWELLEKVHSVTDVREVFRSWQDGTVIRSWLLDLAVNALDEDEHLDGLKGYAQDSGEGRWTVEAAIDHAVPLPAITASLFARFASRQEDSPQMKMVAALRNQFGGHAVEKK; via the coding sequence ATGGAGCTCGGTCTCGTCGGCCTCGGCAAGATGGGCGGCAACATGCGCGAGCGGATGCGCCGCGCAGGTCACACCGTCATCGGATACGACCGGAACCCGGATCTCGCCGATGTCCACAGCCTCGAGGAGCTTGTGGGCAGGCTCAAGGGCCCGCGGGTCGTGTGGGTGATGGTCCCGGCCGGTGCAGCCACCCAGTCGACCGTCGACGAGCTGGCCGAACTGCTCCAGCCCGGTGACGTCGTCGTGGACGGCGGCAACTCCCGCTGGACGGACGACGAGAAGCATGCCGAGGAGCTGGCGGCCAAGGGCATCGGCTTCGTCGACTGCGGTGTCTCCGGCGGAGTCTGGGGTCTGGAGAACGGCTATGCGCTGATGTACGGCGGTGACGCGGAGAACGTCGCCAAGGTGCGGCCCGTCTTCGACGCGCTGAAGCCCGAGGGTGACCTCGGCGCGGTGCACGCCGGCAAGGTCGGTGCCGGGCACTTCGCGAAGATGGTCCACAACGGCATCGAGTACGCCATGATGCAGGCGTACGCCGAGGGTTGGGAGCTCCTGGAGAAGGTCCACTCGGTGACGGACGTCCGCGAGGTCTTCCGTTCCTGGCAGGACGGAACGGTCATCCGCTCCTGGCTGCTCGACCTGGCGGTGAACGCCCTGGACGAGGACGAACACCTGGACGGGCTGAAGGGCTACGCACAGGACTCGGGCGAGGGCCGCTGGACCGTGGAGGCCGCCATCGACCACGCCGTGCCGCTGCCGGCGATCACGGCCTCGCTCTTCGCGCGGTTCGCGTCGCGTCAGGAGGACTCTCCGCAGATGAAGATGGTCGCGGCGCTGCGGAACCAGTTCGGCGGCCACGCGGTCGAGAAGAAGTAG
- a CDS encoding ParB/RepB/Spo0J family partition protein yields the protein MSDRRRGLGRGLAALIPAAATGEKESPAAGATAPTPPAVPSVFAPERGLGASKVATLPPVSRETEELPPDGAAELPAAPVGAYFAELPLDSISRNPRQPREVFDDDLLQELVTSIKEVGLLQPIVVRQVGPARYELIMGERRWRACREAGLEAIPAIVRATDDEKLLLDALLENLHRAQLNPLEEAFAYDQLLKDFNCTHDQLADRIGRSRPQVSNTLRLLKLSVAVQRRVAAGVLSAGHARALLSVEDSEEQDKLAHRIVAEGLSVRAVEEIVTLMGSHTQTAARSRGPRAGSVPSPALGELATRLSDRFETRVKIDLGQKKGKITVEFASTEDLERILSTLAPGEKLALQKSLLDDDSEDTEA from the coding sequence GTGAGTGATCGACGGAGGGGGTTGGGCCGTGGTCTTGCCGCACTGATCCCAGCGGCTGCGACAGGAGAGAAGGAATCTCCAGCAGCGGGAGCAACCGCACCCACACCACCGGCGGTGCCATCTGTCTTCGCCCCCGAGCGTGGGCTGGGAGCCTCGAAGGTGGCCACTCTCCCGCCTGTTTCACGTGAAACAGAGGAGCTGCCGCCGGATGGCGCGGCGGAACTACCCGCAGCACCTGTCGGTGCCTACTTCGCCGAGCTGCCTCTCGACTCCATCTCCCGGAACCCACGCCAGCCGCGTGAGGTGTTCGACGATGACCTTCTTCAGGAACTCGTCACCTCCATCAAGGAGGTCGGTCTTCTCCAGCCCATCGTCGTACGGCAGGTGGGTCCGGCCCGCTACGAGCTCATCATGGGTGAGCGGCGCTGGCGAGCCTGCCGTGAGGCCGGTCTGGAGGCAATTCCGGCGATCGTCCGGGCCACGGACGACGAGAAGCTTCTTCTGGACGCGCTCCTGGAGAACTTGCACCGTGCCCAGCTGAACCCGCTGGAAGAGGCGTTTGCCTATGATCAGTTGCTCAAGGACTTCAACTGCACGCACGACCAGCTGGCGGACCGTATTGGCCGATCCCGCCCGCAGGTCTCCAACACGCTGCGCCTGCTGAAGCTCTCGGTGGCGGTCCAGCGTCGTGTGGCCGCCGGTGTTCTCTCAGCCGGGCACGCTCGGGCGCTGCTCTCTGTCGAGGACTCCGAGGAGCAGGACAAGCTGGCTCACCGGATCGTGGCCGAGGGGCTCTCGGTCCGAGCTGTCGAAGAGATCGTCACCCTCATGGGATCGCATACGCAGACTGCTGCACGGTCCAGGGGCCCTCGCGCCGGCTCCGTGCCTTCCCCAGCGCTGGGCGAACTCGCGACCCGTCTCTCGGATCGCTTCGAGACGCGGGTGAAGATTGATCTGGGCCAGAAGAAGGGCAAGATCACTGTGGAGTTCGCGTCCACGGAGGATCTTGAGCGGATTCTGAGCACGCTCGCTCCGGGCGAGAAGCTCGCTCTCCAGAAGAGCCTTCTGGACGACGACTCGGAGGACACGGAGGCCTGA